From Acidipropionibacterium acidipropionici, one genomic window encodes:
- a CDS encoding ABC transporter substrate-binding protein translates to MIVNRRTLLGGLLAAGVVAPLAACGGKSSASAGGGDSKAAKDITAGFVAVGPEGGFRTANENDIRDAFKKAGITLKYSPTSNGDQQPQLTAFSSFVDAEVDVILLSATEDTGWDKVLKEAKDAEIPVITLDRDIKTSDASLVACHIGPDNVWCGKAAADYVIKNRASGGNAIVLEGPAGLSVVNDRNEGWNNQIKSWKGKVLEHQSAQWSTEQGKTVTQGLLDKYHNKIDVIFAQNDEMGLGAAQAVASKGLTTGPKGVEIITIDGTKPALQACIDGKLSYVIEYNPIFGAQAVDAAKKLVNGQKVEKDIVIANKTFTAEEAKKVIASRPY, encoded by the coding sequence ATGATCGTTAACAGGCGTACCCTGCTGGGCGGTCTTCTCGCCGCCGGAGTCGTCGCTCCGCTGGCGGCCTGTGGAGGCAAGTCGAGCGCCTCCGCCGGAGGGGGCGATTCGAAGGCGGCCAAGGACATCACCGCGGGCTTCGTCGCCGTCGGCCCCGAGGGCGGTTTCCGGACCGCCAATGAGAACGACATCCGCGACGCCTTCAAGAAGGCTGGCATCACCCTTAAGTACTCCCCGACCAGCAACGGCGACCAGCAGCCCCAGCTGACCGCCTTCTCGTCCTTCGTGGACGCCGAGGTCGACGTCATCCTGCTCTCGGCCACTGAGGACACCGGCTGGGACAAGGTGCTCAAGGAGGCCAAGGACGCCGAGATCCCGGTCATCACCCTGGACCGCGACATCAAGACCAGCGACGCCTCCCTGGTCGCCTGCCATATCGGGCCGGACAACGTCTGGTGCGGCAAGGCGGCTGCCGACTACGTCATCAAGAACCGGGCCAGCGGCGGCAACGCCATCGTCCTCGAGGGTCCCGCCGGTCTGTCGGTCGTCAACGACCGCAACGAGGGCTGGAACAACCAGATCAAGAGCTGGAAGGGCAAGGTGCTGGAGCACCAGTCCGCGCAGTGGTCCACCGAGCAGGGCAAGACCGTCACCCAGGGCCTGCTCGACAAGTACCACAACAAGATCGACGTGATCTTCGCCCAGAACGACGAGATGGGGCTGGGCGCCGCCCAGGCCGTCGCCTCGAAGGGACTGACGACAGGCCCCAAGGGCGTCGAGATCATCACGATCGACGGCACCAAGCCGGCCCTGCAGGCGTGCATCGACGGCAAGCTCAGCTACGTCATCGAGTACAACCCGATCTTCGGCGCCCAGGCCGTCGATGCCGCCAAGAAGCTGGTCAACGGCCAGAAGGTCGAGAAGGACATCGTCATCGCCAACAAGACCTTCACCGCCGAGGAGGCGAAGAAGGTCATCGCCAGCCGTCCGTACTGA
- the nuoN gene encoding NADH-quinone oxidoreductase subunit NuoN yields MISTVFSAGVLAAPPLEVSAPTIEYGLLAPLFIIMGAACVSVLVEALVPRESRRGAQIGITVIGLLAALGSTLSSWSGARYQLVAEQAIALDAPSYATWTLLIVFSLGIVALFAERSGGTETAFVASASTVPGSKLEREAVAAHLQHTEVYPLMMFSVLGMMIFASSNELIVMFLALEIFSLPLYLLCAMARRRRLLSQEAAVKYFLLGALSSAIFLYGTALLYGASGSFSLGAIDAAVSAQPGSSKIVLAGMVMVSVGLLFKVGAVPFHNWVPDVYMGAPSPVTAFMSVATKIAGVVGLTRVLYVGLGGLRWDWQVMLAVVAVATIVVGSLVGLVETEMKRLLAYSSISHAGFILVAVTGAFTVQSGMAKGSFGSWSSVMVYLTGYALATIGMFVIIAMIRRAGGESTELASWAGLGRSHPWLGALVTLFMLSFAGIPLTAGFIGKLMVFTAGWRGGFAWLSLIGILFSLVAAYFYLRVIWVMFFRKPGHAAEDVAVAPLSIGGWIVLIVCALGTLVLGIVPQPLIEMFDNASTFLR; encoded by the coding sequence GTGATCTCCACTGTGTTCTCGGCAGGCGTGCTGGCCGCACCCCCGCTGGAGGTGAGCGCCCCGACCATCGAGTACGGACTGCTGGCGCCGCTGTTCATCATCATGGGCGCCGCCTGCGTCTCGGTGCTGGTGGAGGCCCTGGTGCCGCGCGAGTCGCGCCGTGGCGCCCAGATCGGGATCACCGTCATCGGGCTGCTGGCCGCACTGGGCTCCACGCTGAGCTCCTGGAGCGGTGCCCGGTACCAGCTGGTCGCCGAGCAGGCGATCGCGCTGGACGCCCCCAGCTACGCCACCTGGACGCTGCTCATCGTCTTCTCCCTGGGGATCGTGGCGCTCTTCGCGGAGCGCTCCGGGGGCACCGAGACGGCCTTCGTGGCCAGTGCCTCGACGGTTCCCGGATCCAAGCTCGAGAGGGAGGCCGTCGCCGCGCATCTTCAGCACACCGAGGTGTATCCGCTGATGATGTTCTCGGTGCTCGGCATGATGATCTTCGCCTCCTCGAACGAACTGATCGTGATGTTCTTGGCCCTGGAGATCTTCTCCCTGCCGCTCTACCTGCTGTGCGCGATGGCCCGGCGCCGCCGGCTGCTGTCTCAGGAGGCGGCGGTCAAGTACTTCCTGCTCGGCGCCCTGTCCTCGGCGATCTTCCTGTACGGCACCGCGCTGCTCTACGGAGCCTCCGGCTCCTTCAGCCTGGGTGCCATCGACGCCGCCGTCTCCGCCCAGCCGGGGTCCTCGAAGATCGTGCTCGCCGGCATGGTGATGGTCTCAGTCGGCCTGCTGTTCAAGGTCGGCGCCGTGCCCTTCCACAACTGGGTTCCCGACGTCTACATGGGCGCCCCCTCACCGGTCACGGCCTTCATGTCGGTGGCCACCAAGATCGCCGGCGTCGTCGGACTGACCAGGGTGCTGTACGTGGGCCTGGGAGGCCTGCGCTGGGACTGGCAGGTCATGCTGGCCGTGGTGGCGGTCGCCACCATCGTCGTCGGCTCCCTGGTCGGCCTCGTCGAGACCGAGATGAAGCGCCTGCTGGCCTACTCCTCGATCTCCCACGCCGGCTTCATCCTGGTGGCCGTCACCGGAGCCTTCACCGTGCAGTCCGGAATGGCCAAGGGCAGCTTCGGCTCCTGGTCGTCGGTGATGGTCTACCTCACCGGATACGCCCTGGCGACCATCGGCATGTTCGTCATCATCGCGATGATCCGCCGGGCCGGAGGCGAGTCCACAGAGCTGGCCTCGTGGGCCGGGCTGGGACGCAGCCACCCGTGGCTGGGCGCCCTGGTGACCCTGTTCATGCTGAGCTTTGCCGGTATTCCGCTCACTGCCGGATTCATCGGGAAGCTGATGGTCTTCACCGCCGGCTGGCGCGGGGGCTTCGCCTGGCTGTCGCTCATCGGCATCCTGTTCAGCCTGGTCGCCGCCTACTTCTACCTGCGGGTGATCTGGGTGATGTTCTTCCGCAAGCCAGGCCATGCGGCCGAGGACGTGGCCGTCGCCCCGCTGAGCATCGGCGGATGGATCGTCCTGATCGTCTGCGCGCTGGGAACTCTGGTGCTCGGCATCGTGCCGCAGCCCCTCATCGAGATGTTCGACAACGCCAGCACGTTCCTGAGGTAG
- a CDS encoding NADH-quinone oxidoreductase subunit M, with protein MSFPILTVLALLPVVAGVVVLLMKGRAARLTGMVVSLAVLALGIVAFVAAARGTDLTETHNWIPAIGAWYALGSDPLSMTMVLLTVALVPVVLGAEWHVGERTAESGGLPTSVFFGLALILEGLALYCFVSVDVLLFYLFFEATLIPMYFLISGWGGPRRRQAAVKFLIYSLAGGLVMLFAVIGVGVHSGASGKSSFLLADLAKVSFDGSIGRYLFIGFFVAFAIKAPMVPVHTWLPDTAEQATPGASTLLVGILDKIGTFGMLRLCLGLFPQASAWATPVVLVLAVISILWGAAMAATSKDLMRLVSYTSVSHFGFMVLGIFAVTTSSITGSIFYMFNHGFSTAALFLVLGFLVHRRGTADINAFGGAQKTAPVLAGLFLVAGLATLGLPGMSSFVSEFLSLAGAWGRHPVYVAVATIGMVLAAVYVLRAYKRTMTGPVTDQVAEHVGKDATGREKLVLAPLIIVLLVFGFFPKPMLHVIEPAARATMSQVGATDPAPVVKEGVK; from the coding sequence ATGAGTTTCCCGATCCTCACCGTCCTGGCGCTGCTGCCGGTCGTGGCGGGCGTGGTCGTGCTGCTGATGAAGGGGCGCGCCGCCCGGCTCACCGGAATGGTGGTCTCACTGGCGGTCCTGGCCCTCGGCATCGTGGCCTTCGTGGCGGCCGCCCGGGGCACCGATCTTACCGAGACGCACAACTGGATCCCGGCGATCGGGGCCTGGTACGCCCTGGGCTCCGACCCGCTGTCGATGACGATGGTGCTGCTCACCGTCGCCCTGGTGCCCGTGGTACTGGGCGCCGAATGGCATGTGGGGGAGCGCACCGCCGAGAGCGGGGGGCTGCCGACGTCGGTCTTCTTCGGTCTGGCGCTGATCCTCGAGGGCCTGGCCCTCTACTGCTTCGTCTCGGTCGACGTCCTGCTGTTTTACCTGTTCTTCGAGGCCACCCTCATCCCGATGTACTTCCTCATCTCCGGATGGGGCGGGCCCAGGCGCCGTCAGGCCGCCGTGAAGTTCCTCATCTACTCCCTGGCCGGCGGCCTGGTGATGCTCTTCGCCGTCATCGGCGTCGGCGTCCACTCCGGTGCCTCCGGCAAGAGCTCCTTCCTGCTCGCCGACCTGGCGAAGGTGAGCTTCGACGGCTCGATCGGCCGCTACCTGTTCATCGGCTTCTTCGTCGCCTTCGCGATCAAGGCCCCCATGGTGCCGGTGCACACCTGGCTGCCCGACACCGCCGAGCAGGCCACCCCGGGAGCCTCCACCCTGCTGGTGGGCATCCTCGACAAGATCGGCACCTTCGGAATGCTGAGGCTGTGCCTGGGCCTGTTCCCGCAGGCCTCCGCGTGGGCGACGCCGGTGGTCCTGGTGCTGGCCGTCATCTCGATCCTGTGGGGGGCCGCGATGGCCGCCACTTCGAAGGACCTCATGAGGCTGGTGTCCTACACCTCGGTGAGCCACTTCGGCTTCATGGTGCTGGGCATCTTCGCGGTGACGACCTCCTCGATCACCGGATCGATCTTCTACATGTTCAACCACGGCTTCTCCACCGCGGCCCTGTTCCTGGTCCTCGGCTTCCTGGTCCACCGCCGCGGAACCGCCGACATCAACGCATTCGGCGGGGCCCAGAAGACCGCGCCGGTGCTGGCCGGGCTCTTCCTGGTGGCGGGGCTGGCCACTCTCGGGCTGCCCGGCATGTCCAGCTTCGTCAGCGAGTTCCTCTCCCTGGCCGGGGCCTGGGGTCGCCACCCGGTGTACGTGGCGGTGGCCACCATCGGGATGGTGCTGGCAGCGGTCTACGTGCTGCGCGCCTACAAGCGCACCATGACCGGGCCGGTCACCGATCAAGTGGCCGAGCATGTCGGTAAGGACGCGACCGGACGCGAGAAGCTCGTGCTGGCCCCGCTGATCATCGTGCTGCTGGTCTTCGGCTTCTTCCCGAAGCCGATGCTCCACGTCATCGAACCGGCTGCCCGGGCCACCATGTCACAGGTCGGAGCGACCGATCCCGCCCCGGTCGTCAAGGAGGGTGTCAAGTGA
- a CDS encoding HpcH/HpaI aldolase/citrate lyase family protein: MDQALRPRRSPLFMPGANARALDKAKGLACDAIIIDLEDAVAPDAKEEARRRAAETVASHPYGTREVVIRVNGMDTPWYHDDLTAAVAAGPDAIAVPKVGSADQVRTIAADMEAAGAPAGMGLWAMIETPRAVLDCLSIAEASPRLAVLVMGTNDLTKELQAQHVPGRAPVTTALQMCLLAARAAGKVILDGVYNDVRDAEGFRAQAEEAYLMGFDGKTLIHPSQVGPANEVFAPSPAEVEDARGVLDAWESGDGSGVVTYHGRMIENLHVDTARRILALADAISSPETPRS, encoded by the coding sequence ATGGATCAAGCGCTGCGTCCCCGTCGTTCCCCCCTGTTCATGCCCGGAGCCAATGCCCGGGCGCTCGATAAGGCCAAGGGCCTGGCCTGCGACGCCATCATCATCGACCTGGAGGACGCCGTCGCCCCCGACGCCAAGGAGGAGGCGCGCCGGCGCGCCGCCGAAACGGTCGCCTCCCACCCCTACGGAACCCGTGAGGTTGTCATCCGGGTCAACGGCATGGACACCCCCTGGTACCACGACGACCTGACGGCGGCCGTGGCCGCGGGGCCCGACGCCATCGCGGTGCCCAAGGTCGGATCGGCCGATCAGGTGCGCACCATCGCGGCCGACATGGAGGCGGCCGGGGCGCCGGCAGGCATGGGCCTGTGGGCCATGATCGAGACCCCGCGGGCGGTCCTGGACTGCCTGTCCATCGCCGAGGCCTCCCCCCGCCTGGCCGTCCTCGTGATGGGGACCAACGATCTCACCAAGGAGCTGCAGGCCCAGCACGTGCCGGGCCGCGCGCCGGTCACCACGGCCCTGCAGATGTGCCTCCTGGCGGCCCGCGCGGCCGGGAAGGTGATCCTCGACGGGGTCTACAACGACGTCAGGGACGCCGAGGGGTTCCGCGCCCAGGCCGAGGAGGCCTACCTCATGGGATTCGACGGCAAGACCCTCATCCACCCCTCCCAGGTGGGCCCGGCCAACGAGGTCTTCGCCCCCTCTCCGGCCGAGGTCGAGGACGCCAGGGGAGTGCTCGACGCGTGGGAGTCGGGGGACGGCTCCGGCGTCGTCACGTACCACGGGCGGATGATTGAGAACCTTCACGTCGACACCGCGCGCAGGATCCTCGCCCTGGCTGACGCCATCTCGTCCCCTGAGACCCCCAGGAGCTGA
- a CDS encoding amino acid permease: MGSVKQAESSSDEDLLAELGYKQELRRGLSGFTNFATSFSIISILAGCITTYYLAMDAGGPMAINTGWLVVSLLVLCVALAMGEICSAYPTAGGLYWWASRLARTNKRHRAWGGRLVQLPRRGRGHRVDRLLRRPHLGGRLLDGHR; the protein is encoded by the coding sequence ATGGGAAGTGTCAAGCAGGCGGAATCGAGCAGCGACGAGGATCTCCTCGCCGAACTCGGGTACAAGCAGGAGCTCCGCAGGGGACTGTCCGGGTTCACGAACTTCGCCACCTCATTCTCGATCATCTCGATCCTCGCCGGGTGCATCACCACCTACTACCTGGCCATGGACGCCGGCGGCCCGATGGCCATCAACACCGGCTGGCTCGTCGTCTCACTGCTGGTGCTGTGCGTGGCCCTGGCCATGGGCGAGATCTGCTCTGCCTACCCGACGGCCGGTGGCCTGTACTGGTGGGCCAGCCGGCTGGCCCGAACGAACAAGCGGCACCGGGCGTGGGGGGGTCGGCTGGTTCAACTTCCTCGGCGAGGTCGCGGTCACCGCGTCGATCGACTACTGCGGCGCCCTCACCTGGGTGGCCGTCTACTCGATGGCCACCGGTGA
- a CDS encoding amino acid permease → MDYCGALTWVAVYSMATGEEVGLPGIFGVFLVLLLCHALLNTFGVNLVNILSTVSAWWHLVGVAVIVVALWVAPVSHRSLGWVFGHFENATGFSGQGGLFGTPVYAVAIGLLMTQYTLTGYDASAHVAEETRDASRAAPKGIVSSVLISEIAGLILLVSITAAIQNYAGARAAASAGGLPPAQIFVDALGMKVGMGLTIICGIAQFFCGMASVTANSRMSFAFSRDRALPGSRIWAKVNPRTGTPTNSIWLCFALSLVLTIPALFSQTAFFAVTSVAVIGLYIAYATPILLRRLAGHEFKVGPWNLGRFSAPIGWIAVVWVALVVVLFMLPQYAPGTPGDSTFNYAPVAVGVVAVIAVVLWFAGGRSRFMSGDPRLAVGDRVEKEAAAWRDAEHAGGSEDPDKAGAGLPDSAVAPDVLGREG, encoded by the coding sequence ATCGACTACTGCGGCGCCCTCACCTGGGTGGCCGTCTACTCGATGGCCACCGGTGAGGAGGTGGGCCTGCCCGGCATCTTCGGCGTCTTCCTGGTTCTGCTGCTGTGTCACGCTCTGCTCAACACCTTCGGCGTGAACCTGGTCAACATCCTGTCGACGGTCTCGGCATGGTGGCACCTGGTCGGGGTCGCCGTCATCGTGGTGGCCCTGTGGGTGGCGCCGGTGTCGCACCGGTCCCTCGGCTGGGTCTTCGGGCACTTCGAGAACGCCACGGGCTTCTCCGGGCAGGGCGGCCTGTTCGGGACTCCGGTCTACGCGGTGGCCATCGGCCTGCTCATGACCCAGTACACGCTCACCGGATACGACGCCTCGGCCCACGTCGCCGAGGAGACCAGGGACGCATCCAGGGCCGCGCCGAAGGGCATCGTCTCCTCCGTCCTCATCTCCGAGATCGCCGGGCTCATCCTCCTGGTGTCGATCACCGCCGCCATCCAGAACTATGCCGGGGCCCGCGCAGCCGCCTCGGCCGGTGGACTCCCCCCGGCCCAGATCTTCGTCGACGCCCTGGGCATGAAGGTGGGCATGGGGCTGACGATCATCTGCGGGATCGCGCAGTTCTTCTGCGGGATGGCCTCGGTGACCGCCAACTCCCGGATGAGCTTCGCCTTCTCCAGGGACCGGGCGCTGCCCGGCTCGCGCATCTGGGCGAAGGTCAACCCGCGGACCGGGACGCCGACCAACTCCATCTGGCTGTGCTTCGCACTGTCCCTGGTGCTCACCATCCCGGCCCTGTTCAGCCAGACCGCATTCTTCGCCGTCACCTCGGTGGCGGTGATCGGGCTCTACATCGCCTATGCCACACCGATTCTGCTGCGGCGACTGGCGGGTCACGAGTTCAAGGTCGGGCCGTGGAACCTGGGCCGGTTCAGCGCACCGATCGGATGGATCGCCGTGGTCTGGGTGGCACTCGTCGTGGTGCTGTTCATGCTGCCGCAGTACGCGCCGGGCACGCCCGGCGACTCGACCTTCAACTACGCGCCTGTGGCGGTCGGAGTGGTGGCGGTGATCGCCGTCGTGCTCTGGTTCGCCGGGGGACGCAGCAGGTTCATGTCCGGCGACCCGCGACTGGCCGTCGGCGACCGGGTCGAGAAGGAGGCCGCGGCCTGGCGGGACGCCGAGCACGCCGGGGGCTCCGAGGATCCGGATAAGGCCGGGGCCGGGCTTCCCGACTCCGCGGTGGCCCCCGACGTCCTGGGACGGGAGGGCTGA
- a CDS encoding ethanolamine ammonia-lyase subunit EutB, with protein sequence MYAATVGGHRYTFDSLATLLGVASPERSGDQLAGCAAHSDAERAAAQRALSEVPLTRFLTEDVVDRDADDVTRLILADHDRAAFAPVSGLSVGGLRDWLLSTCVRPDAAQVLTALAPGLTPEMAAAVSKLMTIGDMIAVSSALRVVTAFRSTIGLPGTLATRLQPNDPTDDPTAVAAETLDGLLMGSGDAVIGVNPASDSPGTVRALLDALDDMRSGAQIPTQTCVLTHITTTIDLMDAGAPVDLAFQSIAGTQAANDGFGVNLAMLNEASAAGAELARGTVGDNMMYFETGQGSALSSGGHLGVGGRPVDQQTLEVRAYGLARHYRPLLLNTVVGFIGPEYLYDGRQIIRAGIEDNFCGRLLGVPMGVDVCYTNHAEAGPDDMSTLLTLLVAARTGYVICVPGTDDIMLGYQSLSFHDVLAARRVAGLRPAPEFEAWLEAVGLMGRDGGILDVGTTGPAITALAHGPMAALAGGSLVG encoded by the coding sequence ATGTACGCCGCGACAGTCGGCGGGCACCGCTACACCTTCGACAGCCTCGCGACGCTGCTGGGAGTCGCCAGCCCCGAGCGCTCCGGCGACCAGCTCGCCGGCTGCGCAGCCCACAGCGACGCCGAACGGGCGGCGGCCCAGCGGGCCCTGTCCGAGGTGCCGCTGACCCGCTTCCTCACCGAGGACGTCGTCGACCGCGACGCCGACGACGTCACCCGGCTCATCCTGGCCGATCATGACCGGGCGGCCTTCGCACCCGTCTCCGGCCTGTCGGTCGGCGGCCTGCGCGACTGGCTGCTGTCGACCTGCGTGAGACCCGACGCCGCACAGGTCCTGACAGCCCTGGCCCCCGGCCTCACCCCGGAGATGGCGGCCGCAGTGAGCAAGCTCATGACAATCGGCGACATGATCGCGGTGAGTTCGGCCCTGCGGGTCGTCACCGCGTTCCGGTCGACCATCGGCCTGCCCGGCACCCTGGCCACCAGGCTCCAGCCCAACGATCCCACCGACGATCCGACCGCGGTCGCCGCGGAGACCCTCGACGGGCTGCTCATGGGATCCGGCGACGCCGTCATCGGTGTCAACCCGGCCTCCGACAGCCCCGGTACGGTCCGGGCCCTGCTCGACGCCCTGGACGACATGCGCTCGGGCGCGCAGATCCCCACCCAGACCTGCGTGCTGACCCACATCACCACCACGATCGACCTCATGGACGCCGGCGCGCCCGTGGACCTCGCCTTCCAGTCGATCGCCGGCACCCAGGCCGCCAACGACGGATTCGGCGTCAACCTGGCGATGCTCAACGAGGCGAGCGCGGCCGGGGCCGAACTCGCCCGGGGGACCGTCGGCGACAACATGATGTACTTCGAGACCGGGCAGGGATCGGCCCTGTCGTCGGGCGGGCACCTGGGAGTCGGAGGCCGACCCGTCGACCAGCAGACCCTCGAGGTGCGCGCCTACGGGCTCGCCCGCCACTACCGCCCCCTGCTGCTCAACACCGTCGTGGGGTTCATCGGGCCGGAGTACCTCTACGACGGCCGACAGATCATCCGGGCCGGCATCGAGGACAACTTCTGCGGCCGGTTGCTCGGCGTTCCGATGGGCGTCGACGTCTGCTACACCAACCACGCCGAGGCCGGTCCAGACGACATGTCGACCCTGCTCACCCTCCTGGTGGCCGCCCGAACCGGATACGTCATCTGCGTGCCGGGCACCGACGACATCATGCTCGGCTACCAGTCTCTCAGTTTCCACGACGTGCTGGCCGCCCGCCGGGTGGCCGGACTCCGACCGGCACCGGAGTTCGAGGCCTGGCTCGAGGCGGTCGGCCTCATGGGGCGCGACGGCGGAATTCTGGACGTCGGCACCACCGGCCCCGCGATCACCGCCCTGGCCCACGGACCGATGGCCGCCCTGGCGGGCGGGAGCCTGGTCGGATGA
- a CDS encoding polyprenyl synthetase family protein, whose amino-acid sequence MSQPVSSEFTDFVSAKLELVEQELSRQAGSDTPFIDQAANHIIEAGGKRFRPLLVVLCSRFGGQVADEDLVRAAVVMELTHVASLYHDDVMDEADLRRGAESANHRYGNSVAIMVGDYLFARASETVAELGTDYVRLQARTFARLVQGQIAETRGPAEGDDPLEHYLSVVADKTGSLIAAAAVFGGMVSGASPEVLDALGRFGEEIGEVFQLSDDLIDITSTRTGKTPGTDLREGVATLPVLLLQASTDPADQELKKLLAADLSSDDALERALEGLRANHVIGEARADIQRRADLARAHLASLPAGEHRDALAALCDEVVSRSS is encoded by the coding sequence GTGTCGCAACCCGTCAGCAGCGAGTTCACCGATTTCGTGAGCGCCAAGCTCGAGCTGGTCGAGCAGGAACTCTCCCGTCAGGCGGGGTCCGACACGCCTTTCATCGACCAGGCCGCCAATCACATCATCGAGGCCGGCGGTAAACGGTTCCGGCCCCTGCTGGTCGTTCTGTGCTCCCGGTTCGGCGGGCAGGTCGCCGATGAGGATCTGGTCCGCGCCGCGGTGGTGATGGAGCTCACCCACGTCGCCAGCCTTTACCACGACGACGTGATGGACGAGGCCGACCTGCGACGCGGAGCCGAGTCCGCGAACCACCGGTACGGGAACTCTGTCGCCATCATGGTGGGCGACTACCTCTTCGCCAGGGCCTCCGAGACCGTCGCGGAACTGGGCACCGACTACGTGCGTCTCCAGGCCCGCACCTTCGCCAGGCTCGTCCAGGGACAGATCGCCGAGACCCGCGGGCCGGCGGAGGGCGACGACCCGCTCGAGCACTACCTGAGCGTGGTGGCCGACAAGACCGGATCCCTCATCGCGGCCGCCGCCGTGTTCGGCGGCATGGTCTCGGGCGCCTCGCCGGAGGTTCTCGACGCGCTGGGGCGCTTCGGCGAGGAGATCGGCGAGGTCTTCCAGCTCTCCGACGACCTCATCGACATCACCTCTACCCGCACCGGGAAGACCCCCGGTACCGACCTGCGCGAAGGCGTAGCCACCCTCCCCGTGCTGCTGCTCCAGGCCTCCACCGACCCCGCCGACCAGGAGCTCAAGAAGCTGCTCGCCGCCGATCTGTCGAGCGACGACGCCCTCGAGCGGGCCCTCGAGGGGCTGCGCGCCAACCACGTCATCGGCGAGGCGCGCGCCGACATCCAGCGCCGAGCCGACCTGGCCCGCGCCCATCTGGCGAGCCTTCCCGCCGGGGAGCACCGGGACGCCCTCGCGGCGCTGTGCGACGAGGTCGTCTCCCGCTCCTCCTGA
- the eutC gene encoding ethanolamine ammonia-lyase subunit EutC: MRDIWEAMRAATDYRVGIGRAGDSMTTDALLDLREAQARARDAVHLPLDVDALARQLAETGAAEPVVVRSRAASRAEYLRLPDRGRELATGIPRRPRPDADAQQMPRLGVVVADGLSTAAVSHHGAPMVRALTEELAGDFRIEPVVIAVQARVAIGDEIGAALGLDEVIVLIGERPGLSVSDSLGAYLTHHPKPGTRDSQRNCVSNIRPGGLGYAPAAATLGSLARGALVLGRSGVDLKDTGPAVGAPGRPALSDSGDPGR, from the coding sequence ATGAGAGACATCTGGGAGGCGATGCGCGCCGCCACCGACTACCGGGTCGGCATCGGACGGGCCGGGGACTCGATGACCACCGACGCCCTGCTGGATCTCCGCGAGGCCCAGGCGAGGGCGCGCGATGCGGTCCACCTGCCCTTGGACGTCGATGCGCTCGCCCGGCAGCTGGCCGAGACCGGGGCCGCAGAGCCCGTCGTCGTACGCTCCCGGGCCGCGAGCCGGGCGGAGTACCTGCGACTCCCGGACCGCGGCCGGGAGCTGGCCACCGGCATCCCGAGGCGCCCGCGGCCAGACGCCGATGCGCAGCAGATGCCACGCCTCGGCGTCGTGGTGGCCGACGGACTGTCGACCGCGGCCGTCTCCCACCACGGGGCGCCGATGGTCCGGGCCCTCACCGAGGAGCTCGCCGGGGACTTCCGGATCGAACCCGTGGTGATCGCCGTTCAGGCCCGGGTGGCCATCGGCGACGAGATCGGGGCCGCGCTGGGGCTGGACGAGGTGATCGTGCTCATCGGGGAGAGACCCGGCCTGTCGGTCAGCGACTCACTGGGCGCCTACCTCACCCACCACCCGAAACCGGGCACCAGGGACTCCCAGCGCAACTGCGTCTCGAACATCCGCCCGGGAGGCCTCGGCTACGCCCCGGCCGCGGCGACCCTGGGGAGTCTGGCGCGCGGGGCGCTGGTCCTCGGACGCTCCGGGGTCGACCTCAAGGACACGGGTCCCGCTGTGGGTGCTCCGGGCCGCCCGGCCCTGTCGGACAGCGGTGATCCGGGGCGGTGA